In one window of Pseudobdellovibrionaceae bacterium DNA:
- the clpS gene encoding ATP-dependent Clp protease adapter ClpS, whose amino-acid sequence MKLMSKNLIPLGADNNHASGSDDGFGTGTQTLTRPKTRSREPSLYKVVILNDDFTPMDFVVHVLEKFFRKTPPEATEIMLAVHNKGAGVAGVFSYELAETKVYQVNDYSRRNQHPLKCIMEKA is encoded by the coding sequence ATGAAATTGATGTCAAAAAATCTTATTCCTTTGGGTGCCGACAATAACCACGCCAGCGGCTCTGATGATGGCTTTGGCACGGGCACGCAGACACTCACCCGCCCGAAGACGCGCAGCAGAGAACCTTCTTTATATAAAGTGGTGATATTGAACGATGACTTTACGCCTATGGACTTTGTCGTACACGTGTTAGAAAAGTTTTTTCGAAAGACCCCGCCTGAGGCCACAGAAATCATGTTGGCCGTGCATAACAAAGGGGCCGGGGTTGCTGGCGTGTTTAGTTACGAACTGGCCGAAACGAAAGTTTACCAAGTGAATGATTATTCCAGACGTAACCAACACCCGCTTAAGTGTATAATGGAAAAGGCATAA
- a CDS encoding prepilin-type N-terminal cleavage/methylation domain-containing protein, producing the protein MKNNKGFSLIELMVVVAIIGILSAVAIPQYQRFQRKARQSEAKANLGGLYTTMEAFSAEWDTYTSDMGIQGYSPAGTLIYNVGFTADHLPPAIPPVTGTATGLFDSLGLCADATYGTKCTGGGAAIGTVVTATAANSFLAGAEGSIGGAVTDVWSINDQKVIANPQDGIPD; encoded by the coding sequence ATGAAAAATAATAAGGGTTTCTCGTTAATCGAGTTAATGGTCGTTGTGGCGATCATTGGTATCTTAAGTGCTGTGGCCATTCCGCAGTATCAGCGTTTTCAAAGAAAGGCGCGCCAGTCTGAAGCTAAAGCTAACTTGGGTGGCTTGTACACCACTATGGAAGCTTTTTCTGCTGAGTGGGACACGTACACAAGTGACATGGGCATTCAAGGTTACTCTCCTGCTGGTACTTTGATTTACAACGTAGGCTTTACGGCAGATCACCTTCCGCCGGCAATACCACCTGTAACTGGTACAGCTACAGGCCTATTTGACAGTTTGGGACTTTGCGCCGATGCAACATATGGTACGAAATGTACTGGTGGTGGTGCGGCAATTGGTACTGTAGTGACCGCTACCGCTGCAAATAGTTTCTTGGCGGGTGCCGAAGGGTCGATTGGTGGAGCTGTAACTGATGTTTGGTCTATTAATGATCAAAAAGTGATAGCAAACCCACAAGATGGTATTCCAGATTGA
- the dnaJ gene encoding molecular chaperone DnaJ has translation MSTDYYNVLGVNRDADQDTIKKAYRKLAMQYHPDKNPGDKAAEEKFKEAARAYEVLGNADKRARYDRFGEAGLGGAGGAGPHFEDLNDIFGAFGDIFGDFFGGGRTRGGGGRHRARRGADLRYFLEVTLVDVLNGAEKEIEFDAEAPCQTCTGTGAKPGTKPEYCATCGGTGQVVRQQGFFSVATTCPNCAGEGQIIKDPCDDCHGRGRVRAHRKLSVKVPAGVETGTQLRLTGKGEAGELGGPAGDLYVEVRVKKDKRFEREGQHLVVHQKISYLKGLLGAEIEIPTLEDAARVEIPAGTASGDVLRLTGEGLPGLRSSRRGDILIEVEVEIPKKLSKKEEALLREIAKLKGEEVADEKGLFGRFK, from the coding sequence ATGAGCACCGATTATTACAACGTATTGGGCGTCAATCGTGACGCGGATCAGGATACTATTAAGAAAGCCTATCGCAAGCTTGCGATGCAGTATCATCCCGATAAAAATCCAGGGGACAAAGCCGCAGAAGAAAAATTCAAGGAGGCGGCCAGGGCCTATGAAGTACTAGGAAATGCCGATAAAAGGGCGCGCTATGACCGCTTCGGCGAGGCGGGCCTTGGCGGTGCCGGTGGTGCGGGGCCTCACTTTGAAGATCTTAACGATATTTTCGGAGCCTTTGGCGATATTTTTGGAGACTTCTTTGGGGGCGGTCGCACTCGCGGCGGTGGTGGACGGCACCGGGCCCGTCGAGGTGCAGACTTACGTTACTTTCTTGAAGTGACCTTAGTAGATGTGCTCAATGGCGCCGAAAAAGAAATTGAATTTGATGCCGAAGCCCCTTGCCAAACTTGTACAGGAACGGGAGCTAAACCCGGCACTAAACCTGAATACTGTGCCACATGTGGAGGCACTGGTCAGGTGGTGCGGCAACAGGGTTTTTTCTCTGTAGCTACCACGTGTCCAAATTGTGCCGGAGAGGGACAAATCATTAAAGACCCCTGTGATGACTGTCATGGTCGCGGTCGTGTACGAGCTCACCGTAAACTTTCAGTGAAAGTCCCTGCAGGTGTTGAAACTGGCACGCAGCTTCGACTTACCGGCAAGGGAGAGGCCGGCGAGCTAGGTGGTCCAGCTGGTGATCTTTATGTTGAAGTGCGAGTTAAAAAAGACAAGCGCTTTGAGCGCGAAGGGCAGCACTTGGTTGTGCATCAGAAAATATCTTATCTTAAAGGATTGCTTGGTGCTGAAATCGAAATCCCCACACTGGAAGACGCAGCCAGGGTAGAAATTCCCGCCGGCACAGCTTCTGGCGATGTATTGCGACTCACGGGAGAAGGCCTACCGGGTCTTCGCTCCAGCCGCCGGGGAGATATATTGATTGAAGTAGAAGTAGAGATACCAAAAAAGCTATCAAAAAAAGAAGAAGCCCTCCTACGAGAGATCGCAAAACTAAAGGGCGAAGAAGTCGCCGACGAAAAAGGTCTATTCGGCCGGTTTAAATAA
- a CDS encoding nucleotidyl transferase AbiEii/AbiGii toxin family protein, with the protein MFLPKPEDAIHKAWLYRLLTEIADDAYLADVLRFKGGTCAAMLGYLDRFSVDLDFDISGQVKKGEFKKIDHYLQAIFKRLDLTIKSKSQTIPQYFLRYPADERKRNTIKIDMSYPPPKSNEYEPRQLIDIDRVFYCQTIETMFANKLVALLERYEKYNLIAGRDLYDVHHYFLAGHRYLDAVILERRGSDLATFFKELRDFVAKKITQRVLDQDLNTLLGPKKFRALRKTLKQETLMF; encoded by the coding sequence GTGTTTCTGCCTAAACCTGAAGATGCCATTCACAAAGCTTGGCTATATCGCCTACTCACTGAAATTGCAGACGACGCATATCTTGCCGATGTCTTGCGGTTTAAGGGAGGCACGTGTGCCGCTATGCTCGGGTATTTGGATAGATTCTCCGTTGACTTGGATTTTGATATTTCAGGTCAAGTCAAAAAGGGAGAGTTCAAAAAAATAGATCATTATCTGCAGGCTATTTTCAAAAGACTTGACCTCACCATCAAGTCAAAGAGTCAAACCATACCCCAATATTTTTTGCGATACCCGGCTGATGAAAGAAAGCGAAACACTATTAAGATTGATATGTCCTATCCTCCACCAAAATCGAATGAATACGAGCCGAGGCAGCTCATTGATATTGATCGGGTATTTTACTGCCAGACCATCGAAACCATGTTTGCCAATAAGTTGGTGGCTCTACTTGAGCGATACGAGAAGTACAATTTAATCGCGGGAAGAGATTTGTATGATGTCCATCATTACTTTTTGGCAGGTCATCGATATCTGGACGCGGTCATTCTTGAGCGACGTGGGAGTGATCTAGCGACATTTTTTAAAGAACTCAGAGATTTTGTGGCTAAAAAAATCACGCAGAGGGTGCTGGATCAAGACCTCAACACACTTTTGGGCCCCAAAAAGTTTCGAGCGCTGAGAAAGACCCTGAAGCAAGAAACCCTCATGTTTTAG